Below is a genomic region from Pseudomonas extremaustralis.
ATCATCATCGGTTGCGAGCGAGAAGAGGTACGCGAGGTAATGCGCGACCTGTATGCACCGTTCAACCGCAACCATGACCGCATTATCTTCATGGACCTGCGTAGCGCAGAGCTGACCAAATACGCCGCCAACTGCATGCTGGCGACCAAGATCAGCTTCATCAACCAGATCGCCGAACTGGCCGAACACCTGGGGGCGGACATCGAAGCTGTGCGCCTGGGGATCGGCGCCGACACGCGTATCGGCTATCACTTTATCTACCCCGGCTGCGGCTACGGCGGTTCGTGCTTCCCCAAAGACATGCGTGCGCTGATCCACAGCGCCAAAGAAGCCAACTGCTCCAGCGACCTGTTGGAAGCTGTGGAAGCCATCAACCAGCGCCAGAAGAGCAAATTGTTCGATCGGATCAATGCGTTCTTCAAGGGCAACCTCAGCGGCAAGACGTTCGCCTTGTGGGGCCTGGCCTTCAAACCCAACACCGACGACATGCGCGATGCACCCAGCCGTGTGTTGATGGAAGCCTTGTGGGCCGCCGGCGCCAGCGTTCGCGCCTTCGACCCCGAAGCCATGCAGGAAACCCAACGCATCTACGGCGACGAGCCACGACTGATGCTGATGGGCACTCCGGAATCCACCTTGGTTGGCGCCGACGCGCTGATTGTCTGCACCGAATGGCAGCAATTCAAGGCACCGGATTTCGACCTCATCCTCCAGCGCCTGAAAACCCCGGCGATCTTCGACGGCCGCAACCTGTACGACGGCGAACGCCTGGCGCGCAAAGGCTTCCAGTATTTCCCGATGGGCCGTGGCGATTCCTGCAAGTTGCCGATTCCCCAGCAACAGTGGGTGCCACAGGTCGTGGAAGCCTGACGTGAACAAAGTTCAACCGCCGCTGTTGAATGCAACGATACGCCGGCAATCCCTCGGTTTGGGGTTGCTGGCGCTGTTGTTGTTTATCGTCGGCGACTGGCACCAGGCGATTATCGGCTTCGACTCGCGCTTCGTGCTGTTCGCCAAGGAGATGCTTCGCCATGGGCCGAGCTTTTTCCCCACCACCTATGGGCAGCCTTATGCCGATTACCTGGCCACCTCGACGCTGATGACCTGGCTGCTGTCGTGGCCTCTTGGGCAGGTCACCAGCCTTACGGCCTGGCTGCCCACGGCGATTGCATCCGCGCTGATCGTCACCCTGATGTACCGCCTGACAGCGCCCTACTCCCGGCGCTGGGGACTGCTGAGCGTTGCGATCCTGTTGCTCAGCAGTACCTTTATCAGCGAAACCCGCGCGGTGTCCCTAGACCAGATGCTCGCGGCCATCGCCCTGACGGTGTTTTACCTGGGCTATGCCCATGACCATTTTGGTGCGGGCAAACGCCTGCACTGGCTGTACCTGCTGCTGATCGTCGGCTTTGCGATTCGCGGGCCGATTGGTTTGGTTATCCCCACGGGCGTGCTGTGCAGTTACTACCTGATCAACCGGCAATGGCGCCAATTGTTCAGTTTCGGCTTGCTGGCCCTGGCGCTACTGGTGGCCTGTGTCGGCCTGCTGTTGCTGATGGCTAAGCTCAGCGGCGGTGAGAGTTTCATGCAGGACGTGATTCGCATGCAGTTCCTCGGACGCATGGACGGCAGCGAAGGCTCCAGCGGTCCGCTGTATTACTTCACCAGTTCGCTGGGCAATTACGCCATGGCTTATCCCGTGGCGCTCCTGGTATTGCTGGCGGTGGCCCTGGGTGGACGGCAGGCGCCGCAACCGGCCCTGCAGTTGGTGTTGTATTGCGCGGCCGCCGGTTTGCTGGTGATGCTGGGGCTGTCGATTCCCCAGGCGAAAAAAGCCCGTTATGTGCTGCCCATGTTACCCATGGCGGCGATCATCGCGGCCTACCCGTTCCAGGTCACGCAGGGCCGAGTGTTCGCGTGGTTGCGCGGGCTGATGCTGGGCCTATGGACCCTGCTTCCGGCGCTGTTGATCGGTGCGCTGCTGTTCGCACGAGGGCGCTACCCGCAACACTTGAGCCACCTGGGGCTGATGATCGGCGTGCTAGGGGCTCTGC
It encodes:
- a CDS encoding ArnT family glycosyltransferase; translated protein: MNKVQPPLLNATIRRQSLGLGLLALLLFIVGDWHQAIIGFDSRFVLFAKEMLRHGPSFFPTTYGQPYADYLATSTLMTWLLSWPLGQVTSLTAWLPTAIASALIVTLMYRLTAPYSRRWGLLSVAILLLSSTFISETRAVSLDQMLAAIALTVFYLGYAHDHFGAGKRLHWLYLLLIVGFAIRGPIGLVIPTGVLCSYYLINRQWRQLFSFGLLALALLVACVGLLLLMAKLSGGESFMQDVIRMQFLGRMDGSEGSSGPLYYFTSSLGNYAMAYPVALLVLLAVALGGRQAPQPALQLVLYCAAAGLLVMLGLSIPQAKKARYVLPMLPMAAIIAAYPFQVTQGRVFAWLRGLMLGLWTLLPALLIGALLFARGRYPQHLSHLGLMIGVLGALQVIALLTLFKPRLRAVGPAFAAVLAVWTTYIGVVEPVERSIYDTRTFTLQVHEQVKQERAPVVLHGLGKDAKAIKYMVNLDCDQVPLFTQQPSDLATLQGPAWLVMSAEDYESLKDPRFRSITPTLTGEFDHNPYVLLHLAQTPKP
- a CDS encoding UDP-glucose dehydrogenase family protein → MKISVFGSGYVGLVQATVLAEVGHDVICMDVDQNKVKLLQQGHVSIFEPGLAAMVKENLESGRLHFTFDEKLAVEHGEVLFIAVGTPSDEDGSADLKYVLSVGDAVARHRIDPVILVEKSTVPVGTGDTLRAHIEKALSLVGRHLEFDIVSNPEFLKEGSAVSDCRRPDRIIIGCEREEVREVMRDLYAPFNRNHDRIIFMDLRSAELTKYAANCMLATKISFINQIAELAEHLGADIEAVRLGIGADTRIGYHFIYPGCGYGGSCFPKDMRALIHSAKEANCSSDLLEAVEAINQRQKSKLFDRINAFFKGNLSGKTFALWGLAFKPNTDDMRDAPSRVLMEALWAAGASVRAFDPEAMQETQRIYGDEPRLMLMGTPESTLVGADALIVCTEWQQFKAPDFDLILQRLKTPAIFDGRNLYDGERLARKGFQYFPMGRGDSCKLPIPQQQWVPQVVEA